Proteins encoded within one genomic window of Rhododendron vialii isolate Sample 1 chromosome 1a, ASM3025357v1:
- the LOC131302365 gene encoding disease resistance protein RPV1-like isoform X5 — protein sequence MDVSRAKGCSSSSITMPPQWVYDVFMSFRGADTRKNFTSHLFAALEDNGIRTFRDDKELERGEFISDGLLKAIEGSRMSLIVFSKDYAGSRWCLDELVRIMVCRETLKHIVVPIFYDVVPSDVRNQTGDLQEAFAKHEKRFREGSDGKVEKWRAALKEAANLSGRHLLNEANGDEAELIKMIIKDVREKVNPIHLNVPDRQVGLDHRVAELNVLLNMEFNFVRIVGIWGMGGIGKTTIAKRLYNIIQHKFERSGFLADVRETSQRPNGLVELQKKLLLAILKRSHEVSNSHEGIEVIKKIAFGRKKVLLVLDDVDNVQQLKALAIDRDSFAPGSRIIITTRDKSSLKILELGENEIYGPEKLDKNESLELFSWHAFKEDHPPEDHLNLSHQIVLYAGGLPLALEVLGSYFRGESIPQWESAIAKLRKIPADDVLGKLKISYDSLSEQLKKLFLDTACFFVGIGRDFTVKILEGYDIFVDNEIRKLADRCLIKYDCHDQIVMHDMIRDMGREIVRQESLDLGKRSRLWYLDDVLEVLRDGTGTEAVNGLLLNATDVQVNAKPFEKMDKLWYCEHVLEVWRDGMILGKLKFLYLSHCHYLTRTPDFSGLSSLEELLLNDCKSLVEVDESIRCLNNLVVLDMKNCTKLQKLPSGILMLKSLKRLDLSGCSKLGNLAVFKGPLYKLWCSFFLPWMPPKAVDSIGLSRTLVQASSCLKELNLDGCHLSYLPEEIGNLISLQTLALAENNLSTLPDGICNLTCLKRLHLEENNVSNLPSGIGRLTSLESLFLSRNSLCTLPDTIGKLSCLKDLFVGNNKLSHLPSEIGDLNSLEELVLEGNNGFRALPESICKLVCLRTMNLYDCNLSHLPSEIDRLVSLEDLRLGGNRSVTIPDSIWHLPCLKYIWLNNCAKLRSLPKLPRCRFVFAERCPSLESLPLELDQLGGLGGFGNYSGPNKLAENNYLTSLLKQLPKSKGLFELEEVVDILVPAGEEELRIWFPYHDGRGPNVSFMVPPSPSVNQKMLGWILRFVVWAPQETSDQDQSVIQSLVFEDVICNKIRRWSGRFHAVVNPTDVDHVWLIYIPQGCMELQLEGGDEVEIQMYQTGADGRQIPIDVTHPNTFVKMWAIDLIYEEADEIHKGNDTWCQVVSI from the exons ATGGATGTCTCACGGGCAAAAGGATGTTCTTCCTCTTCCATAACCATGCCACCGCAATGGGTATACGACGTCTTCATGAGTTTCAGAGGTGCTGATACTCGTAAAAACTTTACCAGCCATCTATTTGCTGCTTTAGAGGACAACGGTATTCGCACATTCAGGGATGACAAAGAGCTCGAAAGAGGAGAATTTATTAGTGATGGACTACTAAAAGCTATTGAGGGTTCCAGAATGTCTTTAATTGTGTTCTCAAAAGACTATGCTGGGTCGAGGTGGTGCCTTGATGAACTTGTGAGGATCATGGTTTGCAGGGAGACTTTGAAACACATTGTTGTGCCCATCTTTTATGATGTTGTTCCATCTGACGTGCGGAATCAGACGGGGGATCTTCAAGAGGCATTTGCCAAGCATGAAAAGCGTTTTAGAGAGGGATCGGATGGCAAGGTGGAAAAGTGGAGGGCAGCTCTTAAGGAAGCTGCCAATTTGTCAGGTCGGCACTTGCTCAATGAGGCCAACGG AGATGAAGCAGAGTTAATTAAAATGATCATTAAAGATGTTAGAGAAAAAGTAAATCCAATACATCTAAATGTTCCAGACCGCCAAGTTGGACTAGACCATCGTGTTGCAGAGCTCAATGTATTGCTGAACATGGAATTCAACTTTGTTCGCATTGTTGGCATATGGGGCATGGGTGGAATTGGCAAGACTACAATTGCAAAAAGGCTGTATAATATCATCCAACACAAGTTTGAACGTAGCGGTTTTCTTGCGGATGTCAGAGAAACTTCGCAGCGACCGAATGGTCTGGTTGAGTTACAAAAGAAACTTCTTTTGGCTATATTAAAAAGAAGTCATGAAGTAAGTAATTCTCATGAAGGCATCGAGGTTATAAAGAAGATAGCTTTCGGTCGAAAAAAGGTTCTTCTTGTTCTGGATGATGTGGATAATGTCCAACAATTGAAGGCTCTAGCCATAGATCGAGATTCCTTCGCTCCTGGAAGCAGAATCATCATAACAACAAGAGATAAGTCTTCGCTAAAAATCCTTGAATTGGGTGAGAATGAGATATATGGGCCAGAGAAATTGGACAAGAACGAATCGCTTGAGCTCTTCAGTTGGCATGCCTTCAAGGAAGATCATCCTCCAGAAGACCATTTGAACCTTTCACACCAAATTGTGCTTTATGCTGGAGGGCTTCCATTAGCTCTTGAAGTTTTGGGTTCTTATTTCAGAGGCGAGAGCATACCTCAATGGGAAAGTGCAATagcaaaattaagaaaaattccTGCTGATGATGTTCTTGGAAAACTTAAGATAAGTTATGATTCACTTAGCGAGCAATTGAAGAAGTTGTTCCTCGATACggcatgtttttttgttggaatagGTCGAGATTTTACTGTAAAAATATTGGAAGGCTACGATATTTTTGTAGACAATGAGATTCGAAAACTAGCCGACCGGTGTCTCATAAAATACGACTGTCATGACCAAATTGTGATGCACGATATGATACGAGACATGGGCAGAGAAATCGTCAGGCAAGAATCTCTTGATCTTGGGAAGCGTAGCCGATTGTGGTATCTTGATGATGTCCTTGAAGTTCTGAGAGATGGCACG GGAACTGAAGCAGTAAATGGCCTCCTCCTAAACGCTACAGATGTCCAAGTGAATGCAAAGCCATTTGAAAAGATGGACAAATTGTGGTACTGTGAGCATGTCCTTGAGGTTTGGAGAGATGGCATG ATTCTGGGCAAGCTGAAGTTCCTTTACCTCAGTCACTGCCATTACCTAACCAGAACCCCTGACTTCTCTGGACTCTCCTCTCTTGAGGAGTTGTTGCTTAATGATTGCAAAAGTTTGGTGGAGGTTGACGAGTCTATTAGATGTCTGAACAATCTTGTTGTCTTGGATATGAAAAACTGTACAAAACTTCAGAAGCTTCCCTCTGGCATTTTGATGTTGAAATCTCTCAAACGTCTTGATCTCTCTGGCTGCTCCAAGCTTGGAAACTTAGCTGTGTTTAAAGGACCGCTATATAAATTATGGTGCTCATTCTTCTTGCCTTGGATGCCACCAAAGGCTGTGGATTCTATTGGGTTGTCACGCACCCTTGTCCAGGCCTCTAGTTGCTTAAAGGAATTAAATCTGGATGGCTGCCATTTGTCATATCTACCGGAGGAAATAGGGAATCTTATCTCATTGCAGACTCTGGCTCTTGCCGAAAACAATTTGAGTACCTTGCCAGATGGTATCTGTAACCTTACTTGCTTGAAGCGTTTGCATTTGGAAGAAAACAATGTGTCAAATCTGCCTAGTGGAATCGGGAGGTTGACCTCGTTAGAGAGTTTGTTTCTTTCCAGAAACAGTTTATGTACCCTACCGGATACCATTGGTAAGCTGTCTTGCTTGAAGGATTTGTTTGTGGGAAATAACAAGCTCTCGCATCTTCCTAGTGAAATTGGGGATTTGAACTCTTTGGAGGAGTTGGTACTTGAGGGTAATAATGGTTTCCGTGCCTTACCGGAAAGTATATGCAAACTTGTTTGCTTGCGGACAATGAATTTGTATGACTGCAACTTGTCTCATCTGCCTAGTGAAATTGATAGGTTGGTCTCATTAGAGGATTTGAGACTTGGAGGTAACAGATCAGTTACCATACCAGATAGTATCTGGCACCTTCCTTGCTTGAAGTACATCTGGTTGAATAATTGTGCAAAGCTCCGATCGCTTCCAAAGCTTCCAAGATGTCGTTTTGTGTTTGCAGAGCGTTGCCCATCATTAGAAAGCCTACCACTTGAATTGGATCAGCTTGGGGGATTAGGGGGGTTTGGGAACTATTCGGGACCCAATAAATTAGCTGAGAACAATTATTTAACTAGTCTCTTAAAACAACTCCCCAAGAGTAAG GGGCTCTTTGAACTTGAGGAGGTTGTTGATATTCTTGTTCCAGCAGGGGAGGAGGAGCTTCGTATTTGGTTCCCGTACCATGATGGTAGAGGGCCAAATGTATCTTTTATGGTGCCGCCTTCTCCTTCAGTGAACCAGAAAATGTTGGGTTGGATTCTACGCTTCGTAGTCTGGGCTCCCCAAGAAACATCTGACCAAGACCAATCGGTAATACAATCGCTAGTGTTTGAAGATGTGATCTGCAATAAAATCCGACGTTGGAGTGGAAGATTCCATGCTGTAGTCAATCCCACCGATGTAGATCATGTGTGGCTTATTTATATACCACAGGGTTGCATGGAATTGCAATTAGAAGGCGGAGATGAAGTGGAGATCCAAATGTATCAAACTGGCGCTGATGGAAGGCAGATCCCAATAGATGTAACTCATCCCAACACGTTTGTAAAGATGTGGGCGATTGATCTGATTTACGAGGAGGCTGATGAGATTCACAAAGGCAACGACACCTGGTGTCAAGTGGTGTCAATTTAG
- the LOC131302365 gene encoding disease resistance protein RPV1-like isoform X3: MDVSRAKGCSSSSITMPPQWVYDVFMSFRGADTRKNFTSHLFAALEDNGIRTFRDDKELERGEFISDGLLKAIEGSRMSLIVFSKDYAGSRWCLDELVRIMVCRETLKHIVVPIFYDVVPSDVRNQTGDLQEAFAKHEKRFREGSDGKVEKWRAALKEAANLSGRHLLNEANGDEAELIKMIIKDVREKVNPIHLNVPDRQVGLDHRVAELNVLLNMEFNFVRIVGIWGMGGIGKTTIAKRLYNIIQHKFERSGFLADVRETSQRPNGLVELQKKLLLAILKRSHEVSNSHEGIEVIKKIAFGRKKVLLVLDDVDNVQQLKALAIDRDSFAPGSRIIITTRDKSSLKILELGENEIYGPEKLDKNESLELFSWHAFKEDHPPEDHLNLSHQIVLYAGGLPLALEVLGSYFRGESIPQWESAIAKLRKIPADDVLGKLKISYDSLSEQLKKLFLDTACFFVGIGRDFTVKILEGYDIFVDNEIRKLADRCLIKYDCHDQIVMHDMIRDMGREIVRQESLDLGKRSRLWYLDDVLEVLRDGTGTEAVNGLLLNATDVQVNAKPFEKMDKLWYCEHVLEVWRDGMGTEVVEGRLLNFIDPIDVQVNAKAFERMNNLWLLHLDYVLLTTGYEHISRRLLWLSWKGFPLKCVPWNFSMEKLVALDLRYSSLKQVWNRNMILGKLKFLYLSHCHYLTRTPDFSGLSSLEELLLNDCKSLVEVDESIRCLNNLVVLDMKNCTKLQKLPSGILMLKSLKRLDLSGCSKLGNLAVFKGPLYKLWCSFFLPWMPPKAVDSIGLSRTLVQASSCLKELNLDGCHLSYLPEEIGNLISLQTLALAENNLSTLPDGICNLTCLKRLHLEENNVSNLPSGIGRLTSLESLFLSRNSLCTLPDTIGKLSCLKDLFVGNNKLSHLPSEIGDLNSLEELVLEGNNGFRALPESICKLVCLRTMNLYDCNLSHLPSEIDRLVSLEDLRLGGNRSVTIPDSIWHLPCLKYIWLNNCAKLRSLPKLPRCRFVFAERCPSLESLPLELDQLGGLGGFGNYSGPNKLAENNYLTSLLKQLPKSKGLFELEEVVDILVPAGEEELRIWFPYHDGRGPNVSFMVPPSPSVNQKMLGWILRFVVWAPQETSDQDQSVIQSLVFEDVICNKIRRWSGRFHAVVNPTDVDHVWLIYIPQGCMELQLEGGDEVEIQMYQTGADGRQIPIDVTHPNTFVKMWAIDLIYEEADEIHKGNDTWCQVVSI, translated from the exons ATGGATGTCTCACGGGCAAAAGGATGTTCTTCCTCTTCCATAACCATGCCACCGCAATGGGTATACGACGTCTTCATGAGTTTCAGAGGTGCTGATACTCGTAAAAACTTTACCAGCCATCTATTTGCTGCTTTAGAGGACAACGGTATTCGCACATTCAGGGATGACAAAGAGCTCGAAAGAGGAGAATTTATTAGTGATGGACTACTAAAAGCTATTGAGGGTTCCAGAATGTCTTTAATTGTGTTCTCAAAAGACTATGCTGGGTCGAGGTGGTGCCTTGATGAACTTGTGAGGATCATGGTTTGCAGGGAGACTTTGAAACACATTGTTGTGCCCATCTTTTATGATGTTGTTCCATCTGACGTGCGGAATCAGACGGGGGATCTTCAAGAGGCATTTGCCAAGCATGAAAAGCGTTTTAGAGAGGGATCGGATGGCAAGGTGGAAAAGTGGAGGGCAGCTCTTAAGGAAGCTGCCAATTTGTCAGGTCGGCACTTGCTCAATGAGGCCAACGG AGATGAAGCAGAGTTAATTAAAATGATCATTAAAGATGTTAGAGAAAAAGTAAATCCAATACATCTAAATGTTCCAGACCGCCAAGTTGGACTAGACCATCGTGTTGCAGAGCTCAATGTATTGCTGAACATGGAATTCAACTTTGTTCGCATTGTTGGCATATGGGGCATGGGTGGAATTGGCAAGACTACAATTGCAAAAAGGCTGTATAATATCATCCAACACAAGTTTGAACGTAGCGGTTTTCTTGCGGATGTCAGAGAAACTTCGCAGCGACCGAATGGTCTGGTTGAGTTACAAAAGAAACTTCTTTTGGCTATATTAAAAAGAAGTCATGAAGTAAGTAATTCTCATGAAGGCATCGAGGTTATAAAGAAGATAGCTTTCGGTCGAAAAAAGGTTCTTCTTGTTCTGGATGATGTGGATAATGTCCAACAATTGAAGGCTCTAGCCATAGATCGAGATTCCTTCGCTCCTGGAAGCAGAATCATCATAACAACAAGAGATAAGTCTTCGCTAAAAATCCTTGAATTGGGTGAGAATGAGATATATGGGCCAGAGAAATTGGACAAGAACGAATCGCTTGAGCTCTTCAGTTGGCATGCCTTCAAGGAAGATCATCCTCCAGAAGACCATTTGAACCTTTCACACCAAATTGTGCTTTATGCTGGAGGGCTTCCATTAGCTCTTGAAGTTTTGGGTTCTTATTTCAGAGGCGAGAGCATACCTCAATGGGAAAGTGCAATagcaaaattaagaaaaattccTGCTGATGATGTTCTTGGAAAACTTAAGATAAGTTATGATTCACTTAGCGAGCAATTGAAGAAGTTGTTCCTCGATACggcatgtttttttgttggaatagGTCGAGATTTTACTGTAAAAATATTGGAAGGCTACGATATTTTTGTAGACAATGAGATTCGAAAACTAGCCGACCGGTGTCTCATAAAATACGACTGTCATGACCAAATTGTGATGCACGATATGATACGAGACATGGGCAGAGAAATCGTCAGGCAAGAATCTCTTGATCTTGGGAAGCGTAGCCGATTGTGGTATCTTGATGATGTCCTTGAAGTTCTGAGAGATGGCACG GGAACTGAAGCAGTAAATGGCCTCCTCCTAAACGCTACAGATGTCCAAGTGAATGCAAAGCCATTTGAAAAGATGGACAAATTGTGGTACTGTGAGCATGTCCTTGAGGTTTGGAGAGATGGCATG GGAACTGAAGTTGTTGAAGGCCGCCTTCTAAACTTTATTGATCCAATAGATGTCCAAGTGAATGCTAAGGCATTTGAAAGGATGAACAACTTGTGGCTGCTTCATCTCGATTATGTTCTCCTAACTACTGGTTATGAACACATTTCTAGAAGGCTATTATGGCTAAGCTGGAAAGGCTTCCCTTTGAAATGTGTACCATGGAATTTTTCTATGGAGAAGCTAGTTGCGCTTGATTTGCGTTATAGCAGCTTGAAACAAGTTTGGAATAGAAACATG ATTCTGGGCAAGCTGAAGTTCCTTTACCTCAGTCACTGCCATTACCTAACCAGAACCCCTGACTTCTCTGGACTCTCCTCTCTTGAGGAGTTGTTGCTTAATGATTGCAAAAGTTTGGTGGAGGTTGACGAGTCTATTAGATGTCTGAACAATCTTGTTGTCTTGGATATGAAAAACTGTACAAAACTTCAGAAGCTTCCCTCTGGCATTTTGATGTTGAAATCTCTCAAACGTCTTGATCTCTCTGGCTGCTCCAAGCTTGGAAACTTAGCTGTGTTTAAAGGACCGCTATATAAATTATGGTGCTCATTCTTCTTGCCTTGGATGCCACCAAAGGCTGTGGATTCTATTGGGTTGTCACGCACCCTTGTCCAGGCCTCTAGTTGCTTAAAGGAATTAAATCTGGATGGCTGCCATTTGTCATATCTACCGGAGGAAATAGGGAATCTTATCTCATTGCAGACTCTGGCTCTTGCCGAAAACAATTTGAGTACCTTGCCAGATGGTATCTGTAACCTTACTTGCTTGAAGCGTTTGCATTTGGAAGAAAACAATGTGTCAAATCTGCCTAGTGGAATCGGGAGGTTGACCTCGTTAGAGAGTTTGTTTCTTTCCAGAAACAGTTTATGTACCCTACCGGATACCATTGGTAAGCTGTCTTGCTTGAAGGATTTGTTTGTGGGAAATAACAAGCTCTCGCATCTTCCTAGTGAAATTGGGGATTTGAACTCTTTGGAGGAGTTGGTACTTGAGGGTAATAATGGTTTCCGTGCCTTACCGGAAAGTATATGCAAACTTGTTTGCTTGCGGACAATGAATTTGTATGACTGCAACTTGTCTCATCTGCCTAGTGAAATTGATAGGTTGGTCTCATTAGAGGATTTGAGACTTGGAGGTAACAGATCAGTTACCATACCAGATAGTATCTGGCACCTTCCTTGCTTGAAGTACATCTGGTTGAATAATTGTGCAAAGCTCCGATCGCTTCCAAAGCTTCCAAGATGTCGTTTTGTGTTTGCAGAGCGTTGCCCATCATTAGAAAGCCTACCACTTGAATTGGATCAGCTTGGGGGATTAGGGGGGTTTGGGAACTATTCGGGACCCAATAAATTAGCTGAGAACAATTATTTAACTAGTCTCTTAAAACAACTCCCCAAGAGTAAG GGGCTCTTTGAACTTGAGGAGGTTGTTGATATTCTTGTTCCAGCAGGGGAGGAGGAGCTTCGTATTTGGTTCCCGTACCATGATGGTAGAGGGCCAAATGTATCTTTTATGGTGCCGCCTTCTCCTTCAGTGAACCAGAAAATGTTGGGTTGGATTCTACGCTTCGTAGTCTGGGCTCCCCAAGAAACATCTGACCAAGACCAATCGGTAATACAATCGCTAGTGTTTGAAGATGTGATCTGCAATAAAATCCGACGTTGGAGTGGAAGATTCCATGCTGTAGTCAATCCCACCGATGTAGATCATGTGTGGCTTATTTATATACCACAGGGTTGCATGGAATTGCAATTAGAAGGCGGAGATGAAGTGGAGATCCAAATGTATCAAACTGGCGCTGATGGAAGGCAGATCCCAATAGATGTAACTCATCCCAACACGTTTGTAAAGATGTGGGCGATTGATCTGATTTACGAGGAGGCTGATGAGATTCACAAAGGCAACGACACCTGGTGTCAAGTGGTGTCAATTTAG
- the LOC131302365 gene encoding disease resistance protein RPV1-like isoform X7, with the protein MMLFHLTCGIRRGIFKRHLPSMKSVLERDRMARWKSGGQLLRKLPICQVGTCSMRPTDRQVGLDHRVAELNVLLNMEFNFVRIVGIWGMGGIGKTTIAKRLYNIIQHKFERSGFLADVRETSQRPNGLVELQKKLLLAILKRSHEVSNSHEGIEVIKKIAFGRKKVLLVLDDVDNVQQLKALAIDRDSFAPGSRIIITTRDKSSLKILELGENEIYGPEKLDKNESLELFSWHAFKEDHPPEDHLNLSHQIVLYAGGLPLALEVLGSYFRGESIPQWESAIAKLRKIPADDVLGKLKISYDSLSEQLKKLFLDTACFFVGIGRDFTVKILEGYDIFVDNEIRKLADRCLIKYDCHDQIVMHDMIRDMGREIVRQESLDLGKRSRLWYLDDVLEVLRDGTGTEAVNGLLLNATDVQVNAKPFEKMDKLWYCEHVLEVWRDGMGTEVVEGRLLNFIDPIDVQVNAKAFERMNNLWLLHLDYVLLTTGYEHISRRLLWLSWKGFPLKCVPWNFSMEKLVALDLRYSSLKQVWNRNMILGKLKFLYLSHCHYLTRTPDFSGLSSLEELLLNDCKSLVEVDESIRCLNNLVVLDMKNCTKLQKLPSGILMLKSLKRLDLSGCSKLGNLAVFKGPLYKLWCSFFLPWMPPKAVDSIGLSRTLVQASSCLKELNLDGCHLSYLPEEIGNLISLQTLALAENNLSTLPDGICNLTCLKRLHLEENNVSNLPSGIGRLTSLESLFLSRNSLCTLPDTIGKLSCLKDLFVGNNKLSHLPSEIGDLNSLEELVLEGNNGFRALPESICKLVCLRTMNLYDCNLSHLPSEIDRLVSLEDLRLGGNRSVTIPDSIWHLPCLKYIWLNNCAKLRSLPKLPRCRFVFAERCPSLESLPLELDQLGGLGGFGNYSGPNKLAENNYLTSLLKQLPKSKGLFELEEVVDILVPAGEEELRIWFPYHDGRGPNVSFMVPPSPSVNQKMLGWILRFVVWAPQETSDQDQSVIQSLVFEDVICNKIRRWSGRFHAVVNPTDVDHVWLIYIPQGCMELQLEGGDEVEIQMYQTGADGRQIPIDVTHPNTFVKMWAIDLIYEEADEIHKGNDTWCQVVSI; encoded by the exons ATGATGTTGTTCCATCTGACGTGCGGAATCAGACGGGGGATCTTCAAGAGGCATTTGCCAAGCATGAAAAGCGTTTTAGAGAGGGATCGGATGGCAAGGTGGAAAAGTGGAGGGCAGCTCTTAAGGAAGCTGCCAATTTGTCAGGTCGGCACTTGCTCAATGAGGCCAACGG ACCGCCAAGTTGGACTAGACCATCGTGTTGCAGAGCTCAATGTATTGCTGAACATGGAATTCAACTTTGTTCGCATTGTTGGCATATGGGGCATGGGTGGAATTGGCAAGACTACAATTGCAAAAAGGCTGTATAATATCATCCAACACAAGTTTGAACGTAGCGGTTTTCTTGCGGATGTCAGAGAAACTTCGCAGCGACCGAATGGTCTGGTTGAGTTACAAAAGAAACTTCTTTTGGCTATATTAAAAAGAAGTCATGAAGTAAGTAATTCTCATGAAGGCATCGAGGTTATAAAGAAGATAGCTTTCGGTCGAAAAAAGGTTCTTCTTGTTCTGGATGATGTGGATAATGTCCAACAATTGAAGGCTCTAGCCATAGATCGAGATTCCTTCGCTCCTGGAAGCAGAATCATCATAACAACAAGAGATAAGTCTTCGCTAAAAATCCTTGAATTGGGTGAGAATGAGATATATGGGCCAGAGAAATTGGACAAGAACGAATCGCTTGAGCTCTTCAGTTGGCATGCCTTCAAGGAAGATCATCCTCCAGAAGACCATTTGAACCTTTCACACCAAATTGTGCTTTATGCTGGAGGGCTTCCATTAGCTCTTGAAGTTTTGGGTTCTTATTTCAGAGGCGAGAGCATACCTCAATGGGAAAGTGCAATagcaaaattaagaaaaattccTGCTGATGATGTTCTTGGAAAACTTAAGATAAGTTATGATTCACTTAGCGAGCAATTGAAGAAGTTGTTCCTCGATACggcatgtttttttgttggaatagGTCGAGATTTTACTGTAAAAATATTGGAAGGCTACGATATTTTTGTAGACAATGAGATTCGAAAACTAGCCGACCGGTGTCTCATAAAATACGACTGTCATGACCAAATTGTGATGCACGATATGATACGAGACATGGGCAGAGAAATCGTCAGGCAAGAATCTCTTGATCTTGGGAAGCGTAGCCGATTGTGGTATCTTGATGATGTCCTTGAAGTTCTGAGAGATGGCACG GGAACTGAAGCAGTAAATGGCCTCCTCCTAAACGCTACAGATGTCCAAGTGAATGCAAAGCCATTTGAAAAGATGGACAAATTGTGGTACTGTGAGCATGTCCTTGAGGTTTGGAGAGATGGCATG GGAACTGAAGTTGTTGAAGGCCGCCTTCTAAACTTTATTGATCCAATAGATGTCCAAGTGAATGCTAAGGCATTTGAAAGGATGAACAACTTGTGGCTGCTTCATCTCGATTATGTTCTCCTAACTACTGGTTATGAACACATTTCTAGAAGGCTATTATGGCTAAGCTGGAAAGGCTTCCCTTTGAAATGTGTACCATGGAATTTTTCTATGGAGAAGCTAGTTGCGCTTGATTTGCGTTATAGCAGCTTGAAACAAGTTTGGAATAGAAACATG ATTCTGGGCAAGCTGAAGTTCCTTTACCTCAGTCACTGCCATTACCTAACCAGAACCCCTGACTTCTCTGGACTCTCCTCTCTTGAGGAGTTGTTGCTTAATGATTGCAAAAGTTTGGTGGAGGTTGACGAGTCTATTAGATGTCTGAACAATCTTGTTGTCTTGGATATGAAAAACTGTACAAAACTTCAGAAGCTTCCCTCTGGCATTTTGATGTTGAAATCTCTCAAACGTCTTGATCTCTCTGGCTGCTCCAAGCTTGGAAACTTAGCTGTGTTTAAAGGACCGCTATATAAATTATGGTGCTCATTCTTCTTGCCTTGGATGCCACCAAAGGCTGTGGATTCTATTGGGTTGTCACGCACCCTTGTCCAGGCCTCTAGTTGCTTAAAGGAATTAAATCTGGATGGCTGCCATTTGTCATATCTACCGGAGGAAATAGGGAATCTTATCTCATTGCAGACTCTGGCTCTTGCCGAAAACAATTTGAGTACCTTGCCAGATGGTATCTGTAACCTTACTTGCTTGAAGCGTTTGCATTTGGAAGAAAACAATGTGTCAAATCTGCCTAGTGGAATCGGGAGGTTGACCTCGTTAGAGAGTTTGTTTCTTTCCAGAAACAGTTTATGTACCCTACCGGATACCATTGGTAAGCTGTCTTGCTTGAAGGATTTGTTTGTGGGAAATAACAAGCTCTCGCATCTTCCTAGTGAAATTGGGGATTTGAACTCTTTGGAGGAGTTGGTACTTGAGGGTAATAATGGTTTCCGTGCCTTACCGGAAAGTATATGCAAACTTGTTTGCTTGCGGACAATGAATTTGTATGACTGCAACTTGTCTCATCTGCCTAGTGAAATTGATAGGTTGGTCTCATTAGAGGATTTGAGACTTGGAGGTAACAGATCAGTTACCATACCAGATAGTATCTGGCACCTTCCTTGCTTGAAGTACATCTGGTTGAATAATTGTGCAAAGCTCCGATCGCTTCCAAAGCTTCCAAGATGTCGTTTTGTGTTTGCAGAGCGTTGCCCATCATTAGAAAGCCTACCACTTGAATTGGATCAGCTTGGGGGATTAGGGGGGTTTGGGAACTATTCGGGACCCAATAAATTAGCTGAGAACAATTATTTAACTAGTCTCTTAAAACAACTCCCCAAGAGTAAG GGGCTCTTTGAACTTGAGGAGGTTGTTGATATTCTTGTTCCAGCAGGGGAGGAGGAGCTTCGTATTTGGTTCCCGTACCATGATGGTAGAGGGCCAAATGTATCTTTTATGGTGCCGCCTTCTCCTTCAGTGAACCAGAAAATGTTGGGTTGGATTCTACGCTTCGTAGTCTGGGCTCCCCAAGAAACATCTGACCAAGACCAATCGGTAATACAATCGCTAGTGTTTGAAGATGTGATCTGCAATAAAATCCGACGTTGGAGTGGAAGATTCCATGCTGTAGTCAATCCCACCGATGTAGATCATGTGTGGCTTATTTATATACCACAGGGTTGCATGGAATTGCAATTAGAAGGCGGAGATGAAGTGGAGATCCAAATGTATCAAACTGGCGCTGATGGAAGGCAGATCCCAATAGATGTAACTCATCCCAACACGTTTGTAAAGATGTGGGCGATTGATCTGATTTACGAGGAGGCTGATGAGATTCACAAAGGCAACGACACCTGGTGTCAAGTGGTGTCAATTTAG